CTTTGGGTATATAGGTGATTAtaaatagaatgcaatgtgaTGGTATTGTGCTATATCAATGTGCAATTATCAATGTGATGGTATTGTTATAGTGtaaatagaatgcaatgtgaTGGTTTGGATGTTTTATGTTTGTGGCTGATTTTATTTATGGTGTAATCAATAGCATACTTGTTTACATACCTCTTAGACCACaatgtttgtgattttgttagatgaagaaaaaaaccaaagccaCAATTCTTGCCTCAGTTGCATCTGTCCTCCTTGTGGGGGTTGCATTGTTAAGGAAATTACGACGTAGACGTAGACAACTACCTAAGGCGCCTTATGTTAACCATGCCGCCGAGAGAGAGGAATACATAAATAGTGTTTTGCATGGAAGTGAGAGACATTGTGTGAATCAACTTAGGATGAAGCCTATAGCTTTCCACCACTTATGTCACATCCTCACTGAGGGGGAGCACGTACGTCCGACTATTCACATGTCTGTTATGGAGCAAGTGTTCATTTTCTTGCACATTATTGGTCATAATGTGAGGTTTCATGTAATGGGTAGTCGGATCTATAGATCAACTGAGACTGTTCATAGATACTTCAAGGTCGTCCTTAGGGGGGTCCTGAAATTATATAGAGCTCTAATAAGACTGCGTAGCGAAGATACACCTCCAGAGATAAGGAATAGCAAAAGGTTTTACCCATAGTTTAAGGTAAATATTGCGACttgtgtatttttgtaaattgtgaagatttatgtaattttaaaccATTATGTCTGTCGAAAATTAGGATTGTGTTGGAGCAATAGATGGTACACATGTTCGTGCATCTGTGCCACCTGAAATACAAGGAAGATTTCGTGGTTGCAAAGATGGAACCATGCAAAATGTGTTAGCTGCCATTAGTTTTGACTTAAAGTTCACTTATGTGTTGGCTGGATGGGAAGGCAGTGCACATGATTCACGTGTATTAAATGATGCATTTGCTAGGCCAGGGGGATTTTCAATTCCTGATGGTATTACACGATTACTTCACCTTTTTGgtttattagtttaataaatattatgtgtTTTCCTAAACATAGTagtgatttggttttattttttaatatatgtaggtaaatattatcttggtgatgctgggtatggtaaaaaaaatggaatattgtCACCGTATCGGAGTGTACGATATCACTTGAAAGAGTTTAGTGATCGTCCTCCTGAGAATGCGCAAGAATTGTTCAACCTCCGACACTCTTCATTGAGAACTACCTTTGAGCAAGGGTTTGGAGTGGTGAAAAAAGGTTTTCGAGTGTTGGATGCAGAACCATATTGGTCTTTCCCAACCCAAGTGAAAGTAGTGTTAGCGTGTTGTGTggttcataatcacattataGGGGTTGAACCAAATGACCATATTATGGAAGATGCAATGAACCAAGTAGAGTTTAGTGACCACCAACAAGAAACACAATCACGTCAGGAGTCCGTCGAAGATAGTAGATCATGGAATGCTAAGagagatgagatatgccaagCCATGTGGTCTGATTATATCAGAAATGGAGAGTAGTACTTTATTTAGATTTCTATGATtgtaatgtgttttttctttttgtttttttgtaaagaCAATGTATGTAATATAGACTTTTGGTGATgtaatgaaaaagtatttttagCATTACATTGTTATTTGATGGTATTACATTCTCATTTCCATAGTTAACATGTTACATTCTGTTGTGCACATTCATAAGCGtggttgtatgtgtgtttgatttgttaTTCATGTTCCGAGCGTAATTACTAAATGCTactctcactatactattttcaTATGTAGTAATGTCAAAGGGCAAAGAAAAAGTTAGTGGCAACAAGCAATTTAGGTGGCTGCCACCTATACATGAGATGATGCTTAGGATGCTTACAGAGGAGGCTGCAAAGGGCAATAAGCCCTCTAGTACTTTTAGGGCCGGCTCCTTTGCTCTTGTAGCGAAGGAGATAACGGCCCAATTCGGGGTTGAGTGCCACCCGTCCTATGTTGACAACCGGATGCGAACTCTAAGGTCCATGTGGGGAACTATTCAAGCTCTTAGAAAGAAGAGTGGATTCGGTAGGGACGAAAATCTGAAAATGATAACTTGCGACGCTAAAACATACCAAAAAGAAGTTATGGTATGGcttccaactatattttcttaatatagataataatatatgtttttgccttttgtaTGAAATTTATAGTGTCATTCTTTTTAGGATTCCATTGCTTTTATAAGGTTTTCCAAACATAACTTTCATGTCACCTTACCTATGTATTATATCTATACATACCTATGTGATTTCATCTATctatatgtgtatatgtgtcTGAGCTACAATTTTCTTTGGTTCTCGGTTTGGTTGCTAATAGGAAATTAAGGACCCACTGTTTTCTTTGATCTTTCTATTTGGTTGCTAGGAAAAagtgaaggaaagaaaacaaagtttttAAGCAAAAGATTTGTgcttgttctaaatttttttttctttttttttttaattgggctCTCTTAGCAGTGAAGTGTGCATAATAGTAACATAATGTATTGACTTGTTCCATccttatttgagagtttttttgcattacttgtttgattACTAAGAAAATGTAGGAAAAAGTATGGAGTATTTGCTTTAATTGTTATTGCATAGtcttttatattgaatttatgaGTGAAGTTATTATTGCATTGTTATATACGTTCTTTTCTCCCTTACAGGCACATCGGAAGCATGCAGAGTAtctgaacaaaaaaattgagttttacgATGAATTAGCGATTGTGGTGGGGAAGGACACAGCCACAGGTGGCTTTTCTAAGTCCTATGTGGATATCAAAAATGAGCCAGATAATGGGGATAATGGGGATAGTGCAGATTTTGTTGCAGATAATGTGGAGGAATGTGTGGTTGAAAAGGGAAGAACGCAAATGAATCATCCACCACTGGGTTGGGAATTTCCAAGTCCCGCAAAAGAGGCCGTGCAACTTCTAATGCTGATGATAGTGTGCTGACTGATCTGTCTGATCAGCTGAAGGAAATAGCTGTCGCTCTGAAAGAAATCAATCGGGGCCCGGTAGATTACACAACTTTGTATAATGAGGTAATGGCTATGATGGCGGATGGATATAGCGAAGATATGTTCGCTACTGCCTTCAACCATCTTTGTGAGAATGAGAAGACGGCACGTGGATTTTTAGCCAAGAATGCTAGGTTGAGGAAGCTGTGGTTAGAtggttattttttctcacaaatttgATTTGCTTATTTCATGTTGACTGTGATGGTAGATTTAGGAATTAACTTTTGTTGTAGTATTAGTATTGACCTATCaatgtattatatatgtactcTTTTGTATTATTGGGACGATACAATTGcccaaattatgtatttgtaCTGTTCAGATACCACGAATAGGTATCATTTTTGTATGCCATTGAGGTGTAATGCCAATGGTGAACGATTGATGTggctgtttttatataaatattatgggtaTATTCGAATGATTATGTTTGATGTTGAACCAAATGACcataatttttgtattgttacaGATATGTATAGGGAATGCAGgttcttgaattttatctaTAAGAGCAAAATATAGCTTCAAACTAGTTATTTAAGCTCTAGCTCCAGCTCGATTAACACCATGGTTTTGGTGAATTGGAGACTTATGATAGTTATGGTGATGTTGGTGCCTATCTTCTTTGCGTTTATTGGGCTTAGGATTATGCTACGGCTCAGCTACTTTTTCCTTAATAGCATTGATCTTCTCCAATTCCTCCAAAACTTCATTCATGGATGGACGATTTTTTGGGTCAGATTCTAGatcattttccgtaaaatgatccacaaaccaaacaccGGAATTGGTTTTCCGTAAAAAACGAATTTTATTTTTCGTAAAATGTTTGACCGAACCAAACATgggaattgattttccgtaaagtattttccgtaaaatatttAGACGAACCAAACACCGGaattaattttccgtaaaacgatttccgtaaaatatttggacgaatcaaacaccggaattgattttccgtaaaacaATTTCCGAGACAGCCAAACACCCTgaatatattttcctttttcgaAAATTAGCATTTtcgaaaaatatgtattttccgaAAAATGTtttccagcaaccaaacacagcctttgTAAATGATTAATACCTTTGCCGACAGGACACCGtagggaaaagagagaaaaaaggtagaaaaagtagtctaaagttttagaataaaaaacaacattttctTTGGTCATAATTATTGAGGCTAGCTGTGGTGGAATTCTTGGTTCCGCACTTTGTTAATGCTGACCTGACCACCTATAAATTGCTCATTTAAAAGGACAATTACTAGGAAAGTGCTTAACATGTTATTATATTTGAACTCTGTTGAAGCAATGAAAGTAAGCTTAAGTTTGAGCTGCGCTCAACAGCTTgattcataaaaagaaaaatagctcTATTCATTTAAATCCTAAAAGTTTTaacttcccataaaaaaattataaaaaaaagttttaacttctttttttatagtCGCCAGTGCTTTTGGAATTTAGGAATGTTTGCTTGCTACTAACTGTGTTCACACTCACCCTTTGTAAATGATTAATACTGACAGGGCACCATcaagggaaaagagaaaaaggtagGAAAAGAAGTctaaagttttagaataaaaaaaaaaaatcttctttcgTCATAATTATTAAAAGGACAATTACTAGCTAGGAAAGTGCTCAACAAGATTATCCTCCTGGATTACTATTAATCGATATCGCTATTCTAAGCAAGACACACATCCACACCTATCTTAGTTCTGTTGTCCTGCTAAAATTAAATATTCTCTATTTGGTGTACACAATTTCTTACCAACTAATAGCTATCATCTTAGTTATCGTATTTTTACTTACaaataaccattttttaaatcttaaatatatttaagaaGATTTAATTCAtgtataaacataaatatatatatatatatatattttttttttgagaaatctatatacataaatatatacttaaatctagcatcatactctaataaaaaagaaaaaaaaaaaatctaacatgatgctaattttatttatgaacaaGTTATTATATTTGAGCCATGTTTAACAGTTGCTGATCATAAACTCAAGTTTGAGCTGGACTCAACAGCTTGATTCatttttgataaaaagaaaagtttggTTGATTCAtttaaatccaaaaagttttaacttttttattttagtctttggCGCTTTTGGAATTTAGAAATGCTGTTTCACACTATTGCTTGCTACAGCTGCTAATTGCATCCACACCTTAGTTGGGTATAGAGATTCTCATTATCTTTCAAAACCTTAGTATTGTTGTCCTgctaaaaagaaatattaattgtATCTTTGGTGCATACAATTTCTTACTAGTTATTATTTAAGTCCACCaccattatcatttttttacttacaaaaTAACTACTTTCCAAATTAGCAGTTtataaaaaatggctaaaagaATTTTGCTCGACCACATAAACTTGTTTACAAACTTAATTAACAcaattaaatcttaaatatatttaagaaGAGTTTTATGTTTgcatatacataaatatttgtttttttttgtttttttgagaaacccatatacataaatatatacttaaaaTCAAGCATCatattctaataaaaaagaaaaaatcgaGCATGATGTTAATTTTATTCATGAACATGTTATTATATTGAACTCTGTTTAACTGTTGATAATAAGCTTAAGTTTGAGCTACACTCAACAGCTTGATTCATTtctgataaaaagaaaaatatttctattCATTTAAATGATAAAAGTTTTAGATCTGTTTGATACGTGTGTTTAAAAtaacagtttttagtttttttgaaaatatatatgaatgaaaaaatatataaaaatatgtgtaatattatttaaaagttaaaaacatgtgtttaagttGATATACCAAACAAATCTTTAATTTCtcgtaaaataaatttttttaaaaagttttaactacaattatgctttttggaattTAGAAATGGTGTTTCACACTATATATAATTCTAACTGCGTCCACACTCACACTTTTTAAATGATTAATACTGACAGGACACCATAaaacagaaaagagaaaaaggtagAAAAAGCAGTctaaagttttagaataaaaaacaacattttctTTGGGCATAATTATTGAGGCTAGCTGTTCCGCACTTGTTGATGCTACCACCGTTCTAAGCAAGACAATTCTACAGCTATCTCTTATCACTTTCATTACTCCACAAACCCATCTACAATTcctgaaagaaagaaaaaactatggcGGAAGGAGCTTTGTTCGATCTTGCAGGGAACGTCCTTCAACTGCTGGGCTCTGTCATTGTTGAAGAGGTCAAACTGGCCTCTAGTGTTGAAACTGAGATTGAAAATCTAACCGACACAGTCACCACAATCCGCGCTGTGCTTCTGGATGCAGAAATGCAGAGTTCTCATAACCATCAGATCAAAGACTGGCTCAGTAAGCTCAAAGATGTCCTCCATGATGCTGATGATTTGCTGGATGATTTCTCCACCCAAGTTATGCGCCGCAAAGTGATGACAAAGAAGGTACGCCTTTTCTCTTCAAGTTCAATGCCGCTTGCTTTTAGTCCTAAGATGGGTCATAAAATAAAGTCAATTAGGAAGAAACTAAAGGCCATTGCAGAAGATAAGGAGGCTTTTCACTTTAGTCAAAGCTTGGTTGAGCCACAAGTCATGAATAGGGGGGACAGAGAAACTTATTCTTTTGTACTCGAAGATGAAGTTATTGGGAGAGAGgatgataagaaagagattatgaAACGTCTTTTTGATGACAATGTCGTAGAGAATATTTCTATCGTTCCAATTGTTGGTTTCGGAGGATTGGGCAAGACAACACTAGCTCAACTGGTATACAATGATAAAAATGtccaaacaaaatttgagaTAAAACTTTGGGTTTGTATCTCTGATGTCTTTGATGTGCAGCGGATTGTTAAAGAAATTTTAGAACATTTGACAAAAAGGAAGCATGAAGGAAGCATTGAGATGTTGCAAACTCAGCTTCGAGAAGAgcttaatggaaaaaaatactTGATTGTCTTGGATGATTTGTGGAACGAGGAGAGTAATAAATGGCTTCTCTTGAGAAATTTGTTAATGGGTGGTGCAAGGGGAAGTAGGATAATAGTGACCACACGCTCAGAAAGTGTAGCGAGGATAATAGGGGCAACTTCATGGCATGCTCTAAGAGGCCTACCTGAAGAAAAGGCTTGGAGTTTGTTTGTGAAAGTAGCATTTGAAAATGGTCAACTGCCAAAGAATGAAGCCTTTGAAAGTTTGGGTAGGGAGATTATGCGGAAGTGTGGTGGGGTACCTCTAGCCATAAGGGCGATAGCAAGCTTGCTATGCACCAAAGCTACAGAAAATGAGTGGCGATCCTTCAAAGATTATGAACTCTCAAAAATaactcaagaagaagaaaatgttattttatcaACGCTTAAGTTGAGTTATAATCATCTACCATCGTACTTAAAACAATGCTTTGCTTATTGTAGATTGTTTCCAAAAGATTACAAGATTGATGTAGCAACATTGATTAATCTTTGGGCAGCACAAGGTTTTATTAAGTTATCAGATTCAAAGCAACGTGTTGAGGATCTAGGGCGAGAGTACTTTATGGTATTACTTCGGAGATGTTTTTTTCAAGACGTAGAAAAAGATGAATATGACATTATATCATATTGCAAAATGCATGATCTCATGCATGATCTTGCAGCTCTTGTGGCTGGGATGGAGAGTACCATGCTAACTTCGAGTGGGGAGTATAATGGTAAAAAAGTTCGTCATGTATCATTTGATCTTGAAGATTCATCAAGGaaactttcaattttcaaggTTAAAGGAATGAAGATACGAACAATTCTTATAGCTAGTGTAGGGGGGGAATTGAGGAACTTAAATTGCAATGCACTTGTTTCAAATCTCAATTATTTACGAACATTAGATTTAAGTGAATTAAATCTACGTGTAGTGCCACATTCAATTGGGGAATTAAAACATTTAAGATATCTTGATCTTTCTAAAAATAGTGATATTAAATTTCTCCCTAATTCCATTACCAAGCTGTTAAATTTGTTGACGCTAAATCTTAACCGTTGTTACTCACTTAAAGAATTACCCAGGGGCATTAAGAAGTTGGTCAATCTTAGGCATTTAGACGTTAGTTGGTGTGGCAAATTGACGCATATGCCCCTTGGACTTGGGCATCttacttctcttgagatactAACAAATTTTGTGCTGAGGCAAAAGGGTGTGAAGGCAAGCTCGTGTGGTTGGTATGAGAAAAAACAGGCTAAGTCTGGTGGTGGGCTAAGTGAATTGAAGGAGCTGAGCAATTTGGGAGGAAGTCTAGTCATTAGAAAATTGGGACATGGAGAAGATGACATGGTGGAATGTAAAGCCACAAATATGAAGCAGAAACAACATCTTCAAGACCTGGAATTAGAGTGGAGTTATGATGATGGAGAAACTGAATGTTATGATGACATGTCCCTGGAAGGGCTCCAGCCACATCCAAATCTTAAAGCGTTGGAATTGATTTATTATATGGGTGTGAGAATTCCAAGTTGGGTCTCTTCTCTCACTAATCTTGTTCATTTTCAATTATATCGTAATTACAGATTGCAGCACCTCCCACCGTTAAATCAACTCCCTTTTCTCAAGTCTGTCCGTCTTGTGGTAATGAAAGCACTTGAATACATTTCAGATGAAGACAGTGTTAGTAACGTGTTGGGtgcttcctcttcctcttcttcttcttcttcttcttcttcaaaaacaCCATTCTTCCCATCCTTGTCTTCTCTTGTATTAGTGTCGTGCCGAAAACTGAAGGGATGGTGGAGGAATGAGCCACACCATCTCTTACTTCCATCATTTCCTCCTTCTCTTGCGCAATTAGTGATTTGGGGTTGCCCTAACCTGACTTCCATGCCCCTGATTCCCGATCTCACCTCTTTGAAAGAGACAAATATTTATGGTTGTCCCCTCTTACGGCTACACGAAGGAAACAGTGAAGATTGTCCCAAATAATCCaacaagaaaaaacaatttattcAGGTATGCATCTATCTTTTATAAtcccaaattcaaaatcaactactggtttttttagggtttttatattttcaacaaCTTCTAAAACtattcaacttcattcttttcaatctttttttcttattcttgtCTATAAACTGTTAattgaacaagaaaaatttgGATAATGTAATCCatccctttttaaaaaaaaaaaaatatttcttttaattttaataatttatatctttgCACCTAAGAGCATGTTGATAATATGATGTGTGTATGGTTGCTTCTTAATTATTGCAGAGTCTGAGTTAGAATCTGAGTGGGTTTGTTCACAGAGTTATTTTAACAAGAA
The DNA window shown above is from Quercus lobata isolate SW786 chromosome 7, ValleyOak3.0 Primary Assembly, whole genome shotgun sequence and carries:
- the LOC115952777 gene encoding putative disease resistance protein RGA4, whose translation is MAEGALFDLAGNVLQLLGSVIVEEVKLASSVETEIENLTDTVTTIRAVLLDAEMQSSHNHQIKDWLSKLKDVLHDADDLLDDFSTQVMRRKVMTKKVRLFSSSSMPLAFSPKMGHKIKSIRKKLKAIAEDKEAFHFSQSLVEPQVMNRGDRETYSFVLEDEVIGREDDKKEIMKRLFDDNVVENISIVPIVGFGGLGKTTLAQLVYNDKNVQTKFEIKLWVCISDVFDVQRIVKEILEHLTKRKHEGSIEMLQTQLREELNGKKYLIVLDDLWNEESNKWLLLRNLLMGGARGSRIIVTTRSESVARIIGATSWHALRGLPEEKAWSLFVKVAFENGQLPKNEAFESLGREIMRKCGGVPLAIRAIASLLCTKATENEWRSFKDYELSKITQEEENVILSTLKLSYNHLPSYLKQCFAYCRLFPKDYKIDVATLINLWAAQGFIKLSDSKQRVEDLGREYFMVLLRRCFFQDVEKDEYDIISYCKMHDLMHDLAALVAGMESTMLTSSGEYNGKKVRHVSFDLEDSSRKLSIFKVKGMKIRTILIASVGGELRNLNCNALVSNLNYLRTLDLSELNLRVVPHSIGELKHLRYLDLSKNSDIKFLPNSITKLLNLLTLNLNRCYSLKELPRGIKKLVNLRHLDVSWCGKLTHMPLGLGHLTSLEILTNFVLRQKGVKASSCGWYEKKQAKSGGGLSELKELSNLGGSLVIRKLGHGEDDMVECKATNMKQKQHLQDLELEWSYDDGETECYDDMSLEGLQPHPNLKALELIYYMGVRIPSWVSSLTNLVHFQLYRNYRLQHLPPLNQLPFLKSVRLVVMKALEYISDEDSVSNVLGASSSSSSSSSSSSKTPFFPSLSSLVLVSCRKLKGWWRNEPHHLLLPSFPPSLAQLVIWGCPNLTSMPLIPDLTSLKETNIYGCPLLRLHEGNSEDCPK